The Alnus glutinosa chromosome 7, dhAlnGlut1.1, whole genome shotgun sequence genome includes a region encoding these proteins:
- the LOC133872978 gene encoding probable zinc metalloprotease EGY1, chloroplastic, with protein sequence MGTLTSCSFTPVDFKFLSIPRCGAPRERFRFPELSSSRNSCFLCRERSYRLRRKVLYRNFGRFRCFSVDNDSNGDGESGSDASRDSNATATTTAEPEEAAEEFNAEKTTPPASVSSRPPSISPVGPAYNNFQIDSFKLMELLGPEKVDPADVKLIKEKLFGYSTFWVTKEEPFGDLGEGILFLGNLRGKREEVFAKLQSQLFEVIGHKYNLFMVEEPNSEGPDPRGGPRVSFGLLRKEVSEPGPTTLWQYVIAFLLFLLTIGSSVELGIASQLNRLPPEVVKYFTDPNAIEPPDMELLFPFVESALPLAYGVLGVLLFHEVGHFLAAFPKKVRLSIPFFIPNITLGSFGAITQFKSILPDRSTKVDISIAGPFAGAALSFSMFAVGLLLSSNQDAAGDLVQVPSTLFQGSLLLGLISRATLGYAAMHAATVPIHPLAIAGWCGLTTSAFNMLPVGCLDGGRAVQGAFGKNALVGYGLTTYTLLGLGVLGGPLSLPWGLYVLICQRSPEKPCLNDVTDVGTWRKALVVASIFLVVLTLLPVWDELAEEVGIGLVTTF encoded by the exons ATGGGAACTCTCACGAGCTGTAGTTTTACACCCGTGGATTTCAAGTTCCTTTCAATCCCTCGCTGCGGTGCTCCCAGGGAGAGATTTCGGTTCCCGGAGCTGTCCAGTTCAAGGAATTCATGTTTCTTGTGCAGAGAAAGATCGTATAGGTTGAGGAGGAAGGTTTTGTACAGAAACTTCGGTAGGTTTAGGTGTTTTAGTGTTGACAATGATAGCAATGGCGATGGAGAGAGTGGTAGTGACGCTTCGAGGGATTCGAATGCAACCGCAACGACGACGGCAGAGCCCGAAGAAGCGGCAGAGGAGTTCAATGCGGAGAAAACGACGCCTCCTGCTTCTGTTTCTTCGAGG CCGCCAAGTATATCTCCGGTTGGACCAGCTTACAACAACTTCCAAATTGACTCTTTTAAACTGATGGAACTCCTTGGACCCGAGAAGGTTGATCCTGCTGATGTAAAGTTGATTAAGGAAAAGCTTTTTGGCTACTCTACCTTCTGGGTTACCAAAGAAGAGCCATTTGGAGACCTTGGTGAGGGCATTCTGTTCCTTGGAAATTTAAggggaaagagagaagaagtgTTTGCCAAACTTCAGAGTCAGCTGTTCGAAGTCATAGGTCATAAGTACAACCTTTTTATGGTTGAGGAACCCAATTCAGAAGGACCCGACCCACGTGGTGGTCCACGTGTTAGCTTTGGTTTGCTGCGAAAAGAGGTTTCAGAGCCGGGACCAACCACACTTTGGCAGTATGTGATTGCTTTCTTGTTATTCCTTCTAACCATTGGTTCCTCTGTGGAGTTAGGAATTGCATCTCAG CTCAATCGACTTCCGCCAGAGGTAGTGAAATACTTCACAGATCCAAATGCTATTGAACCGCCAGATATGGAGCTGCTATTTCCATTTGTGGAGTCTGCTTTGCCCCTAGCATATGGTGTCTTGGGAGTTCTATTGTTTCAT GAAGTTGGGCACTTTCTGGCTGCTTTCCCAAAGAAAGTAAGGCTAAGCATTCCTTTTTTCATTCCCAACATTACCCTTGGCAGCTTTGGTGCAATTACTCAG TTCAAATCTATTCTTCCTGATCGGAGTACAAAAGTTGACATATCGATTGCTGGTCCTTTTGCTGGTGCTGCATTGTCTTTTTCAATGTTTGCTGTTGGGCTATTGCTCTCATCAAATCAAGATGCTGCGGGAGATTTGGTGCAGGTTCCAAGCACGTTGTTTCAAGGTTCTTTGCTTCTTGGACTCATCAGTAGAGCTACTCTTGGTTATGC AGCAATGCATGCTGCAACAGTTCCAATTCATCCTCTCGCGATTGCAGGATG GTGTGGCTTAACAACATCAGCTTTTAATATGCTTCCAGTGGGGTGCCTTGACGGTGGAAGAGCTGTGCAG GGTGCTTTTGGGAAAAATGCGCTAGTTGGATATGGTCTGACAACTTACACATTGCTTGGATTGGGTGTG CTTGGTGGACCTCTCTCACTTCCTTGGGGACTATATGTGCTAATATGTCAG AGAAGTCCAGAAAAACCTTGCTTAAATGACGTGACAGACGTTGGAACATGGAGGAAAGCACTTGTTGTAGCGTCTATTTTCCTCGTTGTGTTGACACTTCTTCCTGTATGGGATGAGCTTGCAGAGGAGGTAGGTATAGGTCTTGTCACTACGTTTTGA